In Cololabis saira isolate AMF1-May2022 chromosome 14, fColSai1.1, whole genome shotgun sequence, a single genomic region encodes these proteins:
- the pitpnab gene encoding phosphatidylinositol transfer protein alpha isoform, giving the protein MLIKEYRVILPISVEEYQVGQLYSVAEASKNETGGGEGVEVLKNEPYEKDGEKGQYTHKIYHLQSKVPSFVRMLAPASALNIHEKAWNAYPYCRTVITNEYMKDNFLIKIETWHKPDLGHQENVHGLDAETWKKVDVVYIDIADRHQVEPKDYKPEEDPCRYKSVKTGRGPLGTDWKKELPNKKDCPHMCAYKLVTVKFKWWGLQNKVENFIQKQEKRLFTNFHRQLFCWIDKWIELNMEDIRRMEEETRRELDEMRVKDPVKGMVALED; this is encoded by the exons ATGCTCATAAAGGAATA CCGAGTGATTCTTCCCATCTCCGTGGAAGAG TACCAGGTCGGCCAGCTGTACTCTGTGGCCGAAGCCAGTAAGAATGAGAcgggtggaggtgaaggagtggAGGTGCTAAAAAATGAACCCTACGAGAAGGACGGAGAGAAGGGGCAGTACACACACAAAATCTACCATTTGCAAAG TAAAGTGCCGTCATTTGTCCGAATGTTGGCTCCGGCTTCAGCTCTCAACATCCACGAGAAAGCCTGGAACGCATATCCATACTGTCGCACAG TCATCACC AACGAGTATATGAAAGATAACTTCCTGATCAAGATCGAGACGTGGCACAAACCCGACCTGGGACACCAGGAAAAT GTACACGGCCTGGACGCAGAGACCTGGAAGAAGGTGGACGTCGTCTACATCGACATTGCAGACAGACACCAAGTGGAGCCGAAG GACTACAAACCCGAGGAGGATCCCTGCCGGTACAAGTCGGTGAAGACCGGACGAGGGCCCCTGGGAACCGACTGGAAG AAAGAGCTTCCCAACAAGAAAGACTGCCCACACATGTGTGCCTACAAACTGGTGACGGTCAAGTTCAAGTGGTGGGGGCTGCAGAACAAGGTGGAGAACTTCATCCAAAAG CAAGAGAAGCGCCTGTTCACTAACTTCCACCGTCAGCTGTTCTGCTGGATCGACAAATGGATTGAATTGAACATGGAGGACATCCGCcgcatggaggaggagacgcgCCGGGAGCTGGACGAG ATGAGAGTAAAGGACCCGGTGAAAGGGATGGTGGCTCTAGAAGACTGA